In Budorcas taxicolor isolate Tak-1 chromosome 16, Takin1.1, whole genome shotgun sequence, the following are encoded in one genomic region:
- the CNTN2 gene encoding contactin-2, which translates to MGTPLGRRACLLMLVAAALVSTPAWSSAWGSPATFGPVFEEQPLGLLFPEESTEEKVTLACRARASPPATYRWKMNGTDMKLEPGSRQQLVGGNLVIMNPSKAQDAGVYQCLASNPVGTVVSREAVLRFGFLQEFSKEERDPVKTHEGWGVMLPCNPPAHYPGLSYRWLLNEFPNFIPTDGRHFVSQTTGNLYIARTNASDLGNYSCLATSHMDFSTKSVFSKFAQLNLAAEDTRLFAPSIKARFPAETYALVGQQVTLECFAFGNPVPRIKWRKVDGSLSPQWATAEPTLQIPSVGFEDEGTYECEAENAKGRDTAQGRIIVQAQPEWLRVISDREADIGSDLHWACAAAGKPRPAVRWLRNGEPLTSQARVEVLAGDLRFSKLSLEDSGMYQCVAENKHGTIYASAELAVQALAPDFRLNPVRRLIPAARGGEVVIPCQPRAAPKAVVLWSKGTEILVNSSRVTVTPDGTLIIRNISRSDEGKYTCFAENFMGKANSTGTLSVRDATKITLAPSSADINLGDNLTLQCHASHDPTMDLTFIWTLDDFPIDSDKPGGHYQRASMKETVGDLTILNAQLRHGGKYTCTAQTVVDSASKEATVLVRGPPGAPGGVVVRDISDTSVQLSWSRGFDNHSPIAKYTLQARTLPSGRWKQVRTNPANIEGNAETAQVLGLTPWMDYEFRVLASNILGTGEPSGPSSKIQTKEAAPSVAPSGLSGGGGAPGELTVTWTPMSREYQHGGGFGYLLSFRRQGSTSWQTARVPGADAQYFVYSNDSVRPYTPFEVKIRSYNRRGEGPESLVAVVYSAEEEPRVAPPKVWAKGVSSSEMNVSWEPVQQDMNGILLGYEIRYWKAGAKAAAAERVRTAGLDTSALVTGLHASTKYHVTVRAYNRAGTGPASPSANATTMKPPPRRPPGNISWTFSSSSLSIKWDPVVPLGNESAVTGYKMLYQNDLHPTPTLHLTSKNWIEITVPEDIGHALVQIRTTGPGGDGVPAEVHIVRNGGTSMMVENSAVCPAPHPDTALTHSVAALVLLRYLQL; encoded by the exons ATGGGGACGCCCCTCGGGAGGAGAGCATGCCTGCTGATGCTGGTAGCCGCGGCCCTAGTCTCCACACCAG CTTGGAGCTCGGCCTGGGGATCCCCAGCTACCTTTGGGCCTGTCTTTGAAGAGCAGCCCCTTGGCCTGCTATTCCCAGAGGAGTCCACAGAGGAGAAGGTGACGCTGGCCTGCCGTGCGCGGGCCAGCCCTCCGGCCACCTATAG GTGGAAGATGAACGGCACCGACATGAAGCTGGAGCCAGGCTCCCGCCAGCAGCTGGTTGGGGGCAACCTGGTCATCATGAACCCCAGCAAGGCCCAGGATGCTGGTGTCTACCAGTGCCTGGCCTCCAACCCCGTGGGCACTGTCGTCAGCAGAGAGGCTGTCCTCCGCTTCGGCT TTCTGCAGGAATTCTCCAAGGAGGAGCGAGACCCAGTGAAGACCCACGAAGGCTGGGGGGTGATGCTACCCTGTAACCCACCCGCCCACTACCCAG GCTTGTCCTACCGCTGGCTCCTCAATGAGTTCCCCAACTTCATCCCAACGGACGGGCGGCACTTCGTGTCCCAGACCACAGGGAACCTGTACATTGCCCGGACCAATGCCTCGGACCTGGGCAACTACTCCTGCCTGGCCACCAGCCACATGGACTTCTCCACCAAGAGCGTCTTCAGCAAGTTTGCTCAGCTCAACCTGGCCGCAGAAG ACACCAGGCTCTTtgctcccagcatcaaggcccgGTTCCCAGCAGAGACCTACGCGCTGGTGGGACAGCAGGTCACCCTGGAGTGCTTCGCCTTCGGGAA CCCCGTGCCCAGGATCAAATGGCGCAAAGTGGACGGCTCCCTGTCCCCGCAGTGGGCCACGGCCGAGCCCACCCTGCAGATCCCCAGCGTGGGCTTCGAGGACGAGGGCACCTACGAGTGTGAGGCGGAGAACGCCAAGGGTCGCGACACCGCCCAGGGCCGCATCATCGTGCAGG CTCAGCCCGAGTGGCTCCGGGTCATCTCAGATAGGGAGGCTGACATCGGTTCCGATCTCCACTGGGCCTGCGCCGCCGCCGGCAAGCCCCGGCCGGCAGTGCGCTGGCTGCGGAACGGCGAGCCTCTGACCTCCCAG GCCCGGGTAGAAGTGCTGGCCGGGGACTTGCGGTTCTCCAAGCTGAGCCTGGAGGACTCGGGCATGTACCAGTGCGTGGCGGAGAACAAACACGGTACCATCTACGCCAGCGCGGAGCTGGCGGTGCAAG CGCTTGCCCCCGACTTCAGGCTGAACCCCGTAAGGCGTCTCATCCCTGCAGCCCGAGGAGGAGAGGTTGTGATCCCCTGTCAGCCCCGGGCCGCTCCCAAGGCCGTGGTGCTCTGGAGCAAAGGCACTGAGATTTTGGTCAACAGCAGCAG AGTGACCGTGACTCCGGATGGCACCTTGATCATCAGAAACATCAGTCGGTCCGATGAAGGCAAATACACCTGCTTTGCTGAGAACTTCATGGGGAAAGCCAACAGCACAGGCACCCTGTCTGTGCGAG ATGCAACCAAAATCACACTAGCCCCCTCGAGCGCCGACATCAACTTAGGTGACAACCTGACCCTGCAATGCCACGCCTCCCACGACCCCACCATGGACCTCACCTTCATCTGGACCCTGGACGACTTCCCCATTGACTCTGACAAGCCTGGGGGTCATTACCAAAGGGCCAGCATG AAGGAGACGGTTGGGGATCTGACCATCCTGAATGCCCAGCTGCGCCACGGTGGGAAGTACACATGCACAGCCCAGACAGTGGTGGACAGTGCGTCTAAGGAGGCCACGGTCCTGGTCCGAG GTCCGCCAGGTGCCCCAGGAGGCGTGGTGGTGAGAGACATCAGCGACACCTCTGTCCAGCTCAGCTGGAGCCGTGGCTTTGACAACCACAGCCCCATTGCCAAGTACACCCTGCAAGCTCGCACTCTGCCTTCAGGGAGGTGGAAGCAGGTTCGGACTA ATCCCGCCAACATCGAGGGAAACGCTGAAACTGCCCAGGTGCTGGGCCTTACGCCCTGGATGGACTACGAGTTCCGGGTCTTAGCCAGCAACATCCTGGGCACTGGGGAGCCCAGTGGACCCTCCAGCAAAATCCAGACCAAGGAAGCAG CCCCCTCGGTAGCCCCGTCGGGTCTCAGCGGAGGCGGTGGAGCGCCGGGAGAGCTCACTGTGACCTGGACG CCCATGTCCCGGGAGTACCAGCACGGAGGCGGCTTCGGCTACCTGCTGTCCTTCCGCAGGCAGGGCAGCACCAGCTGGCAGACCGCGAGGGTGCCCGGCGCCGACGCCCAGTACTTCGTCTACAGCAACGACAGCGTCCGGCCCTACACGCCCTTTGAGGTCAAGATCCGCAGCTACAACCGCCGCGGGGAGGGGCCCGAGAGCCTCGTGGCCGTCGTGTACTCGGCCGAGGAAG AGCCCAGGGTGGCCCCTCCCAAGGTCTGGGCCAAAGGGGTCTCGTCCTCGGAGATGAACGTGAGCTGGGAGCCCGTGCAGCAGGACATGAACGGTATCCTCCTGGGGTACGAG ATCCGCTACTGGAAGGCTGGTGCCAAAGCGGCAGCTGCTGAGCGAGTGAGGACTGCAGGGCTGGATACCAGCGCCCTGGTCACGGGCCTGCACGCCAGCACCAAGTACCACGTGACCGTGCGGGCCTACAACCGGGCCGGCACCGGGCCCGCCAGCCCCTCTGCCAACGCCACAACCATGAAGCCGC CTCCACGGCGACCCCCTGGCAAcatctcctggactttctcgagctCCAGCCTGAGTATCAAGTGGGACCCGGTAGTCCCGCTGGGTAATGAGTCTGCAGTCACCGGCTACAAG ATGCTGTACCAGAACGACCTACACCCGACTCCCACACTGCACCTCACCAGCAAGAACTGGATAGAAATCACAGTTCCCGAGGACATCGGCCACGCCCTGGTGCAGATTCGGACCACAGGGCCAGGAGGCGACGGGGTCCCGGCAGAGGTTCACATCGTGCGCAACGGAG GCACCAGCATGATGGTGGAGAACTCTGCGGTCTGTCCAGCCCCACATCCAGACACCGCCCTCACCCACTCTGTGGCAGCGCTGGTCCTCTTACGCTACCTGCAGCTCTAA